AAGTAGATCCACGCCATGCGTGGATGCTCTGCGCGGCAGGCCGCGGTGCCGAGCAAGGTTGGCACCCACCAGGCCGTGGTGCCGACCAAGGTCGGCATCCACCAAAGCAAACGCCGACCAAGGTCGGCGACTACCGGGGCGTCACACCACCTCGCGGCGGATGCCCATCGGCCGCGCATGCTCATCCATGTGCAGCGTAGCGGACTTGCAGCCCAGCAGCCGCTCGGCCAGGCCGGTGCTGGCGCCGAGATCGGCGGCTACTTCATTGAGGCTGGCCAATGGCCGTGGCTGGCGCCGCTCGCGGCCACGGAAACGCGCGCGGTTGTACTCGGCCCAGCCGATCAGCAGCACGCTTGCACACAACAGCATCAGCGGCAGCGCGACCAGCACATAGGGGTCGAACTGGTTCTTGCGCTCGTACAGCTGCTGCCAGGCCATCTGCCCGCCGATCAGCCACGAGAGCAGGGTCACCAACGGTGCCCACAGGTAGAAGTAGAACCCCCAGAACGCCAGGGTGACGAAGCCCCAGGCGGTGCGCTGGAAGCGCGGTTGATGATGTGGCTTGCGGATCATCCGCGAGTCGAAGCGGTTGGACGGGTGGTGGGCGTTCATCGGATTCCCCGGTCAGGGCTGGTCCAGGTAGCGCGCTTGCTGCGACGGCGCAGCAGGGTCTTGGGAAGCGCCACCAGGGTGGTGGAAAGGCTGATCAGCCAGTACGCCATCGGGTACCAGATGACCCAGAAGTAGTTGCGTCCAATCTGTGTTTCGTAACGGCGGTCGATGATCAGGCTGCTGGCGAACTGCAGCAGGCAGACCAGGGCCAGGATCACGCCATGCCATTGCGGCAGCAGGCTGGCGATATACAGCTGCGGCGGCATGTCGATGAGCTTGCCAAGCACCCACAACACCACGATGAACAGCATGGTGTAGGCCCAGATCACGCTCAGCACATACTCCAGCAGCACGCCCCACATGCGCCGCTCCTTCCAGTGCAACAGTGAACGCGCATGCCGCAGCATCACTTCCACGCCGCCCTGCGCCCAGCGCAGTCGTTGCCGCCACAGGCCCTTCAGCGTTTCCGGCATCAGGATGAAGCACAGCGCGTTGGGCTCGTAGCGGATGTCCCAGTGCGCGCGCTGCAGGCGCCAGCTGATGTCGATGTCTTCGGTCACCATGTCGTCCGACCACCAGCCGACCTGGTGCAGTGCGGTGCGACGGAAGCCGGCGATGACCCCGGAGATCGTGAAGATGCGCCCGTAAACACGTTGCGCGCGCTTGATCA
This genomic window from Stenotrophomonas maltophilia contains:
- the pgaD gene encoding poly-beta-1,6-N-acetyl-D-glucosamine biosynthesis protein PgaD, which encodes MNAHHPSNRFDSRMIRKPHHQPRFQRTAWGFVTLAFWGFYFYLWAPLVTLLSWLIGGQMAWQQLYERKNQFDPYVLVALPLMLLCASVLLIGWAEYNRARFRGRERRQPRPLASLNEVAADLGASTGLAERLLGCKSATLHMDEHARPMGIRREVV
- the pgaC gene encoding poly-beta-1,6-N-acetyl-D-glucosamine synthase is translated as MDMHPLLQVLFQFAFYYPMVMAFFWMSGGLYYYFRRERHSRPRNDPPLMVDPPFASLLIPCHNESENLDDTLGAALAQRYPADYEVIAIDDGSSDDTGARLDVLAAKHPRLRVLHLDRNLGKANALRMAALAARSEYLVCIDGDAMLEEHALHWMVWHLVSGNRVGAVTGNPRIRNRSTLLGRLQVAEFSSIIGMIKRAQRVYGRIFTISGVIAGFRRTALHQVGWWSDDMVTEDIDISWRLQRAHWDIRYEPNALCFILMPETLKGLWRQRLRWAQGGVEVMLRHARSLLHWKERRMWGVLLEYVLSVIWAYTMLFIVVLWVLGKLIDMPPQLYIASLLPQWHGVILALVCLLQFASSLIIDRRYETQIGRNYFWVIWYPMAYWLISLSTTLVALPKTLLRRRSKRATWTSPDRGIR